In the genome of Cryptomeria japonica chromosome 8, Sugi_1.0, whole genome shotgun sequence, one region contains:
- the LOC131855756 gene encoding feruloyl CoA ortho-hydroxylase F6H1-2-like, translating to MSRMEFNVQLQSEAVSRSVKNLVDVGLQKVPEAYIRPENERPTASPVYSESIPVIDLHGFDDHNQSTVINAMSKACEEWGFFQVINHGVPEGVIERMVKAHHMFLEQPEEEKSKYKAEGHEKPVLYGTGFTAKGQKVLEWRDFLMFIVAGTIDAQTLQHWPPVIRDSALEFVTEVRKLAIKLLSGLSECLGIPDILQSVMGYERLLLNYHPPCPNPDMTFGLSGHSDVGLITVLLQDDVGGLQVSHNGRWVAVQPISNAFVINVGDALQVLSNGRFQSIEHRVVPNYNQARISIPLFCAPANSTIINPIPELINEHNPSKYRSFTFGDYVAYFHNRPHSGKADNLAFARLD from the exons ATGTCTAGGATGGAATTCAATGTTCAACTTCAATCAGAAGCTGTTAGTAGAAGCGTAAAGAATTTAGTTGACGTTGGCCTCCAGAAAGTTCCAGAGGCTTATATTCGTCCAGAAAATGAGCGCCCAACAGCCTCTCCAGTTTACTCAGAAAGCATTCCCGTCATAGATCTCCATGGCTTTGATGACCACAACCAATCAACTGTAATCAATGCCATGAGCAAAGCATGCGAAGAATGGGGATTCTTTCAG GTGATCAATCATGGGGTTCCAGAGGGGGTGATAGAGAGAATGGTGAAGGCCCACCACATGTTTTTGGAGCAGCCAGAAGAGGAAAAGTCCAAGTACAAAGCTGAAGGCCATGAGAAGCCTGTTTTATATGGAACTGGCTTCACTGCGAAAGGCCAAAAGGTTCTGGAATGGAGGGACTTTCTCATGTTTATCGTTGCAGGAACTATTGATGCCCAAACACTCCAGCATTGGCCTCCAGTCATTCG AGACTCAGCTTTAGAATTCGTGACTGAAGTGAGAAAGCTGGCAATAAAGCTTCTTTCTGGTCTGTCAGAATGTCTTGGAATACCCGATATTTTACAGAGCGTAATGGGCTATGAGCGACTACTCTTGAATTACCATCCTCCATGTCCTAACCCAGATATGACATTTGGTTTGAGTGGGCATTCTGATGTGGGTTTAATCACAGTTCTTCTGCAAGATGATGTAGGAGGTCTTCAAGTATCACATAACGGCAGATGGGTTGCAGTACAGCCAATTTCCAATGCTTTTGTGATTAATGTGGGAGATGCCTTGCAG GTGTTAAGCAATGGAAGGTTTCAGAGCATAGAGCATCGTGTTGTACCCAATTATAATCAAGCTCGAATATCCATTCCATTGTTTTGTGCTCCTGCCAACTCCACCATAATTAATCCTATCCCTGAGCTCATCAATGAGCACAACCCTTCTAAATATAGATCATTTACATTCGGGGACTATGTGGCCTATTTTCATAATCGACCTCATTCAGGAAAGGCTGATAATTTGGCTTTTGCAAGACTGGACTAG
- the LOC131040952 gene encoding feruloyl CoA ortho-hydroxylase F6H1-2-like, whose protein sequence is MAIPQPKVFSPTEVGSLKSLVDTGIKEIPDAYVRPENERPTATPVYTESIPVIDLHDLDGPNRQDTVSAITKSCEEWGFFQVVNHGIPERVMEKMVEAHHRFFEQPEEEKAKYKAEGPQKPVIYGTSFTAKDERILEWRDFLLLMIGELNAQTAECWPPVIQDAGLEYASEVRKVAVKVLAALSESIGIPTILEKMMGYERVVLNYYPPCPNPDMTFGLSSHSDVGLLTVLLQDDVGGLQVFHNDRWVAVQPIRNAFVINVGDMLQVLSNGRFQSAEHRAVPSSSQTRISIPLFSAPKSDTLIEPIPELINEDNPVKYKSFTFGEYVAYFLNRSHSGKDDNLAFAKIS, encoded by the exons ATGGCTATTCCCCAGCCTAAAGTGTTTAGCCCCACGGAGGTAGGAAGTCTCAAGAGTTTAGTAGACACCGGCATAAAGGAGATTCCAGATGCTTATGTTCGGCCAGAGAATGAGCGCCCAACAGCAACTCCTGTGTATACAGAGAGCATTCCTGTGATAGATCTTCATGACTTAGATGGTCCAAACAGACAAGATACTGTCAGTGCTATCACTAAATCTTGTGAGGAATGGGGTTTCTTCCAG GTGGTAAATCATGGGATTCCGGAGAGAGTAATGGAGAAAATGGTGGAGGCTCATCACCGTTTCTTTGAGCAACCAGAAGAGGAAAAAGCCAAATACAAAGCAGAAGGCCCTCAGAAGCCTGTTATATATGGGACCAGTTTCACCGCAAAAGATGAAAGGATTCTGGAGTGGAGGGACTTTCTCCTGCTTATGATTGGAGAACTTAATGCCCAAACAGCTGAATGTTGGCCTCCAGTCATTCA AGATGCTGGATTGGAATATGCGAGTGAAGTGAGAAAAGTGGCGGTAAAAGTCCTTGCTGCGTTGTCAGAGAGCATTGGAATTCCTACTATTTTAGAGAAGATGATGGGCTATGAGCGAGTGGTCTTGAATTACTATCCGCCATGCCCAAACCCCGATATGACATTCGGTTTGAGCAGCCATTCTGACGTGGGTTTACTCACAGTTCTTCTGCAAGACGATGTGGGAGGGCTGCAGGTTTTCCATAACGACAGATGGGTTGCAGTACAACCCATTCGCAATGCTTTTGTCATTAATGTGGGCGACATGTTGCAG GTTTTGAGCAATGGGAGATTTCAAAGTGCAGAGCACCGTGCTGTGCCTAGCTCCAGTCAAACTCGAATCTCCATTCCATTATTCTCTGCACCCAAGAGTGACACTTTAATAGAGCCCATTCCTGAGCTTATCAACGAGGATAATCCAGTAAAATATAAATCGTTTACTTTTGGGGAATACGTGGCGTATTTTCTTAATAGGTCTCACTCTGGAAAGGATGATAACTTAGCTTTTGCGAAGATCAGCTAA